One window of the Saccopteryx bilineata isolate mSacBil1 chromosome 2, mSacBil1_pri_phased_curated, whole genome shotgun sequence genome contains the following:
- the COX14 gene encoding cytochrome c oxidase assembly protein COX14, with protein sequence MPTAKQLADIGYKTFSTSMMLLTVYGGYLCSVRAYRYIQRRGAERQAAEEQKTSGVL encoded by the coding sequence ATGCCAACTGCCAAGCAACTAGCTGACATTGGCTACAAGACCTTCTCCACCTCCATGATGCTCCTCACTGTGTATGGGGGCTACCTTTGCAGTGTCCGAGCGTACCGATATATCCAGCGGCGCGGCGCCGAGCGCCAGGCCGCAGAAGAACAGAAGACCTCAGGAGTCCTGTAG